A region from the Melopsittacus undulatus isolate bMelUnd1 chromosome 13, bMelUnd1.mat.Z, whole genome shotgun sequence genome encodes:
- the CORO6 gene encoding coronin-6 isoform X2: protein MSRRVVRQSKFRHVFGQPVKADQMYEDIRVSKVTCDSSFCAVNPKFVAIIVESGGGGAFIVLPLAKTGRVDKNHPLVTGHTAPVLDIDWCPHNDNVIASASEDTTVMVWQIPDYVPMRNITEPVVTLEGHSKRVSIISWHPTARNVLLSAGCDNLVILWNVGTGEMLLALDDIHTDLIYNVGWNRNGSLLVTTCKDKKVRIIDPRKQQVVAERFAPHEGLRPVRAIFTREGHIFTTGFTRMSQRELGLWDPNNFEEPIALQEMDTSNGVLLPFYDADSSIVYLCGKGDSSIRYFEITDEAPYVHYLNTYSSKEPQRGMGFMPKRGLDVSKCEIARFFKLHERKCEPIVMTVPRKSDLFQDDLYPDTPGPEPALEADEWLSGKDAEPILISLRDGYVPIKNRELKVVKKNILDNKPPPGPRRSHSGCDPNVSQPALQEVLEEIRALKETVQAHEKRISDLENKLCQFTNGTD from the exons ATGAGCCGACGCGTGGTGCGCCAGAGCAAGTTCCGGCACGTGTTCGGGCAGCCGGTGAAGGCCGATCAGATGTACGAGGACATCCGTGTCTCCAAGGTGACGTGTGACAGCTCCTTCTGCGCCGTCAACCCCAAGTTTGTGGCCATCATCGTGGAGTCTGGTGGCGGGGGAGCCTTCATCGTCCTGCCCCTTGCCAAG ACGGGACGGGTGGACAAGAACCACCCGCTGGTGACAGGGCACACGGCGCCTGTGCTGGACATCGACTGGTGCCCCCACAACGACAACGTCATCGCCAGCGCCTCGGAGGACACCACCGTCATG GTGTGGCAGATCCCTGACTACGTCCCCATGCGCAACATCACGGAGCCGGTGGTGACGCTGGAGGGACACTCCAAGCGGGTGAGCATCATCTCGTGGCATCCGACCGCCCGCAACGTGCTGCTCAGCGCAG GGTGTGACAACCTGGTGATCCTGTGGAATGTGGGCACGGGGGAGATGCTGCTGGCGCTGGATGACATACACACCGACCTCATCTACAACGTGGGCTGGAACCGCAACGGCAGCCTCCTGGTCACCACCTGCAAGGACAAGAAGGTCCGGATCATTGACCCCCGCAAGCAGCAGGTTGTGGCG gAGAGGTTTGCCCCCCATGAAGGGCTGAGGCCTGTGCGGGCCATCTTCACACGGGAAGGACACATCTTTACCACAGGCTTTACCAGAATGAGCCAGCGGGAGCTGGGCTTGTGGGACCCG AACAACTTTGAGGAGCCGATCGCCCTGCAGGAGATGGACACAAGCAATGGGGTCCTGCTGCCCTTCTATGATGCTGACTCCAGCATCGTCTACCTCTGTGGCAAG GGTGACAGCAGCATCCGGTACTTCGAGATCACGGATGAGGCTCCCTACGTGCACTACCTGAACACCTACAGCAGCAAGGAGCCGCAGAGGGGCATGGGCTTCATGCCCAAGCGTGGGCTGGATGTCAGCAAGTGTGAGATCGCCAG GTTCTTCAAGCTGCACGAGCGCAAGTGCGAGCCCATCGTCATGACGGTGCCGCGCAAG TCAGACCTCTTCCAGGATGACCTGTATCCCGACACGCCGGGCCCGGAGCCGGCGCTAGAGGCGGATGAGTGGCTGTCCGGGAAGGATGCGGAGCCCATCCTCATCTCGCTGCGGGATGGGTACGTCCCCATCAAGAACCGGGAGCTGAAGGTGGTCAAGAAGAACATCCTGGACAACAaacccccccccggcccccgccGCAGCCACTCCGGTTGTGACCCCAACGTCTCT CAGCCAGCgctgcaggaggtgctggaggaGATCCGTGCCCTGAAGGAGACGGTCCAAGCGCACGAGAAGCGCATCTCCGACCTGGAGAACAAGCTCTGCCAGTTCACCAACGGAACGGACTAA
- the CORO6 gene encoding coronin-6 isoform X3, whose protein sequence is MSRRVVRQSKFRHVFGQPVKADQMYEDIRVSKVTCDSSFCAVNPKFVAIIVESGGGGAFIVLPLAKTGRVDKNHPLVTGHTAPVLDIDWCPHNDNVIASASEDTTVMVWQIPDYVPMRNITEPVVTLEGHSKRVSIISWHPTARNVLLSAGCDNLVILWNVGTGEMLLALDDIHTDLIYNVGWNRNGSLLVTTCKDKKVRIIDPRKQQVVAEKDKPHDGVRPIRAIFMADGKIFTTGFSRMSERQLALWDLNNFEEPIALQEMDTSNGVLLPFYDADSSIVYLCGKGDSSIRYFEITDEAPYVHYLNTYSSKEPQRGMGFMPKRGLDVSKCEIARFFKLHERKCEPIVMTVPRKSDLFQDDLYPDTPGPEPALEADEWLSGKDAEPILISLRDGYVPIKNRELKVVKKNILDNKPPPGPRRSHSGCDPNVSQPALQEVLEEIRALKETVQAHEKRISDLENKLCQFTNGTD, encoded by the exons ATGAGCCGACGCGTGGTGCGCCAGAGCAAGTTCCGGCACGTGTTCGGGCAGCCGGTGAAGGCCGATCAGATGTACGAGGACATCCGTGTCTCCAAGGTGACGTGTGACAGCTCCTTCTGCGCCGTCAACCCCAAGTTTGTGGCCATCATCGTGGAGTCTGGTGGCGGGGGAGCCTTCATCGTCCTGCCCCTTGCCAAG ACGGGACGGGTGGACAAGAACCACCCGCTGGTGACAGGGCACACGGCGCCTGTGCTGGACATCGACTGGTGCCCCCACAACGACAACGTCATCGCCAGCGCCTCGGAGGACACCACCGTCATG GTGTGGCAGATCCCTGACTACGTCCCCATGCGCAACATCACGGAGCCGGTGGTGACGCTGGAGGGACACTCCAAGCGGGTGAGCATCATCTCGTGGCATCCGACCGCCCGCAACGTGCTGCTCAGCGCAG GGTGTGACAACCTGGTGATCCTGTGGAATGTGGGCACGGGGGAGATGCTGCTGGCGCTGGATGACATACACACCGACCTCATCTACAACGTGGGCTGGAACCGCAACGGCAGCCTCCTGGTCACCACCTGCAAGGACAAGAAGGTCCGGATCATTGACCCCCGCAAGCAGCAGGTTGTGGCG GAGAAAGACAAACCCCACGACGGTGTCCGCCCCATCCGCGCCATCTTCATGGCTGATGGCAAGATCTTCACCACCGGCTTCAGCAGGATGAGTGAGCGGCAGCTGGCTCTGTGGGACCTG AACAACTTTGAGGAGCCGATCGCCCTGCAGGAGATGGACACAAGCAATGGGGTCCTGCTGCCCTTCTATGATGCTGACTCCAGCATCGTCTACCTCTGTGGCAAG GGTGACAGCAGCATCCGGTACTTCGAGATCACGGATGAGGCTCCCTACGTGCACTACCTGAACACCTACAGCAGCAAGGAGCCGCAGAGGGGCATGGGCTTCATGCCCAAGCGTGGGCTGGATGTCAGCAAGTGTGAGATCGCCAG GTTCTTCAAGCTGCACGAGCGCAAGTGCGAGCCCATCGTCATGACGGTGCCGCGCAAG TCAGACCTCTTCCAGGATGACCTGTATCCCGACACGCCGGGCCCGGAGCCGGCGCTAGAGGCGGATGAGTGGCTGTCCGGGAAGGATGCGGAGCCCATCCTCATCTCGCTGCGGGATGGGTACGTCCCCATCAAGAACCGGGAGCTGAAGGTGGTCAAGAAGAACATCCTGGACAACAaacccccccccggcccccgccGCAGCCACTCCGGTTGTGACCCCAACGTCTCT CAGCCAGCgctgcaggaggtgctggaggaGATCCGTGCCCTGAAGGAGACGGTCCAAGCGCACGAGAAGCGCATCTCCGACCTGGAGAACAAGCTCTGCCAGTTCACCAACGGAACGGACTAA
- the CORO6 gene encoding coronin-6 isoform X1 gives MSRRVVRQSKFRHVFGQPVKADQMYEDIRVSKVTCDSSFCAVNPKFVAIIVESGGGGAFIVLPLAKTGRVDKNHPLVTGHTAPVLDIDWCPHNDNVIASASEDTTVMVWQIPDYVPMRNITEPVVTLEGHSKRVSIISWHPTARNVLLSAGCDNLVILWNVGTGEMLLALDDIHTDLIYNVGWNRNGSLLVTTCKDKKVRIIDPRKQQVVAEKDKPHDGVRPIRAIFMADGKIFTTGFSRMSERQLALWDLERFAPHEGLRPVRAIFTREGHIFTTGFTRMSQRELGLWDPNNFEEPIALQEMDTSNGVLLPFYDADSSIVYLCGKGDSSIRYFEITDEAPYVHYLNTYSSKEPQRGMGFMPKRGLDVSKCEIARFFKLHERKCEPIVMTVPRKSDLFQDDLYPDTPGPEPALEADEWLSGKDAEPILISLRDGYVPIKNRELKVVKKNILDNKPPPGPRRSHSGCDPNVSQPALQEVLEEIRALKETVQAHEKRISDLENKLCQFTNGTD, from the exons ATGAGCCGACGCGTGGTGCGCCAGAGCAAGTTCCGGCACGTGTTCGGGCAGCCGGTGAAGGCCGATCAGATGTACGAGGACATCCGTGTCTCCAAGGTGACGTGTGACAGCTCCTTCTGCGCCGTCAACCCCAAGTTTGTGGCCATCATCGTGGAGTCTGGTGGCGGGGGAGCCTTCATCGTCCTGCCCCTTGCCAAG ACGGGACGGGTGGACAAGAACCACCCGCTGGTGACAGGGCACACGGCGCCTGTGCTGGACATCGACTGGTGCCCCCACAACGACAACGTCATCGCCAGCGCCTCGGAGGACACCACCGTCATG GTGTGGCAGATCCCTGACTACGTCCCCATGCGCAACATCACGGAGCCGGTGGTGACGCTGGAGGGACACTCCAAGCGGGTGAGCATCATCTCGTGGCATCCGACCGCCCGCAACGTGCTGCTCAGCGCAG GGTGTGACAACCTGGTGATCCTGTGGAATGTGGGCACGGGGGAGATGCTGCTGGCGCTGGATGACATACACACCGACCTCATCTACAACGTGGGCTGGAACCGCAACGGCAGCCTCCTGGTCACCACCTGCAAGGACAAGAAGGTCCGGATCATTGACCCCCGCAAGCAGCAGGTTGTGGCG GAGAAAGACAAACCCCACGACGGTGTCCGCCCCATCCGCGCCATCTTCATGGCTGATGGCAAGATCTTCACCACCGGCTTCAGCAGGATGAGTGAGCGGCAGCTGGCTCTGTGGGACCTG gAGAGGTTTGCCCCCCATGAAGGGCTGAGGCCTGTGCGGGCCATCTTCACACGGGAAGGACACATCTTTACCACAGGCTTTACCAGAATGAGCCAGCGGGAGCTGGGCTTGTGGGACCCG AACAACTTTGAGGAGCCGATCGCCCTGCAGGAGATGGACACAAGCAATGGGGTCCTGCTGCCCTTCTATGATGCTGACTCCAGCATCGTCTACCTCTGTGGCAAG GGTGACAGCAGCATCCGGTACTTCGAGATCACGGATGAGGCTCCCTACGTGCACTACCTGAACACCTACAGCAGCAAGGAGCCGCAGAGGGGCATGGGCTTCATGCCCAAGCGTGGGCTGGATGTCAGCAAGTGTGAGATCGCCAG GTTCTTCAAGCTGCACGAGCGCAAGTGCGAGCCCATCGTCATGACGGTGCCGCGCAAG TCAGACCTCTTCCAGGATGACCTGTATCCCGACACGCCGGGCCCGGAGCCGGCGCTAGAGGCGGATGAGTGGCTGTCCGGGAAGGATGCGGAGCCCATCCTCATCTCGCTGCGGGATGGGTACGTCCCCATCAAGAACCGGGAGCTGAAGGTGGTCAAGAAGAACATCCTGGACAACAaacccccccccggcccccgccGCAGCCACTCCGGTTGTGACCCCAACGTCTCT CAGCCAGCgctgcaggaggtgctggaggaGATCCGTGCCCTGAAGGAGACGGTCCAAGCGCACGAGAAGCGCATCTCCGACCTGGAGAACAAGCTCTGCCAGTTCACCAACGGAACGGACTAA
- the CORO6 gene encoding coronin-6 isoform X4: MSRRVVRQSKFRHVFGQPVKADQMYEDIRVSKVTCDSSFCAVNPKFVAIIVESGGGGAFIVLPLAKTGRVDKNHPLVTGHTAPVLDIDWCPHNDNVIASASEDTTVMVWQIPDYVPMRNITEPVVTLEGHSKRVSIISWHPTARNVLLSAGCDNLVILWNVGTGEMLLALDDIHTDLIYNVGWNRNGSLLVTTCKDKKVRIIDPRKQQVVANNFEEPIALQEMDTSNGVLLPFYDADSSIVYLCGKGDSSIRYFEITDEAPYVHYLNTYSSKEPQRGMGFMPKRGLDVSKCEIARFFKLHERKCEPIVMTVPRKSDLFQDDLYPDTPGPEPALEADEWLSGKDAEPILISLRDGYVPIKNRELKVVKKNILDNKPPPGPRRSHSGCDPNVSQPALQEVLEEIRALKETVQAHEKRISDLENKLCQFTNGTD, translated from the exons ATGAGCCGACGCGTGGTGCGCCAGAGCAAGTTCCGGCACGTGTTCGGGCAGCCGGTGAAGGCCGATCAGATGTACGAGGACATCCGTGTCTCCAAGGTGACGTGTGACAGCTCCTTCTGCGCCGTCAACCCCAAGTTTGTGGCCATCATCGTGGAGTCTGGTGGCGGGGGAGCCTTCATCGTCCTGCCCCTTGCCAAG ACGGGACGGGTGGACAAGAACCACCCGCTGGTGACAGGGCACACGGCGCCTGTGCTGGACATCGACTGGTGCCCCCACAACGACAACGTCATCGCCAGCGCCTCGGAGGACACCACCGTCATG GTGTGGCAGATCCCTGACTACGTCCCCATGCGCAACATCACGGAGCCGGTGGTGACGCTGGAGGGACACTCCAAGCGGGTGAGCATCATCTCGTGGCATCCGACCGCCCGCAACGTGCTGCTCAGCGCAG GGTGTGACAACCTGGTGATCCTGTGGAATGTGGGCACGGGGGAGATGCTGCTGGCGCTGGATGACATACACACCGACCTCATCTACAACGTGGGCTGGAACCGCAACGGCAGCCTCCTGGTCACCACCTGCAAGGACAAGAAGGTCCGGATCATTGACCCCCGCAAGCAGCAGGTTGTGGCG AACAACTTTGAGGAGCCGATCGCCCTGCAGGAGATGGACACAAGCAATGGGGTCCTGCTGCCCTTCTATGATGCTGACTCCAGCATCGTCTACCTCTGTGGCAAG GGTGACAGCAGCATCCGGTACTTCGAGATCACGGATGAGGCTCCCTACGTGCACTACCTGAACACCTACAGCAGCAAGGAGCCGCAGAGGGGCATGGGCTTCATGCCCAAGCGTGGGCTGGATGTCAGCAAGTGTGAGATCGCCAG GTTCTTCAAGCTGCACGAGCGCAAGTGCGAGCCCATCGTCATGACGGTGCCGCGCAAG TCAGACCTCTTCCAGGATGACCTGTATCCCGACACGCCGGGCCCGGAGCCGGCGCTAGAGGCGGATGAGTGGCTGTCCGGGAAGGATGCGGAGCCCATCCTCATCTCGCTGCGGGATGGGTACGTCCCCATCAAGAACCGGGAGCTGAAGGTGGTCAAGAAGAACATCCTGGACAACAaacccccccccggcccccgccGCAGCCACTCCGGTTGTGACCCCAACGTCTCT CAGCCAGCgctgcaggaggtgctggaggaGATCCGTGCCCTGAAGGAGACGGTCCAAGCGCACGAGAAGCGCATCTCCGACCTGGAGAACAAGCTCTGCCAGTTCACCAACGGAACGGACTAA